tggCGACAAAGGGATTAGTAAATTGGACTTTTTTTCATCTATCTAGATGAAATGACCTAGCTTGtatattctttttgaaaatatagTTCTCTAAAGCGGGCCTGTAATCACGAGGGATGAAACTCTCTAAAATAGACTTGTCTATTATaaggttaatatcacgaaagatttcaaaattgataCGTTTGTGATAAAGTTAtcctaaattaaatttttaaatatcaaaaactctaaattggtacattttttttttataaatttattgtttgttaattttgttaaattttactatcaaattattaagttagatGATATATGATGGTTGATTGatgtattaatttgggattttattctttatttgtTACAATTATAGCAATTTTGTGGGGTTTTTTTacgatattaatccaatttaacaaacattatatttatcacaaatgtaccggtttaggtttttagtggtaaaaaatttatatggGGTAATTTTATCACAAACGTAAGTGTTTAAAATTTTGTGATcatttaggtaaatttgtcatttcggtttgaaatttatgataaaaGTATTTGGttctagtttgagatttttcgtgatattaatcattTACTATATTAGAAGTTGGAGGAGGTATTTTTCCTTATGATAGCAACTGCATAAatacatttaatttaatatatggATGGCAACCTTATTTATAGATATTCAATCCAATTGACTATTTAATGACTCAACATCTCATGTGAGTTTTTGGAGGcccatttgtgatttttcaatCGAATGACAAGAATTTACGCAAGGCAATTTGTCTGAGAAATAGTCCATCCATCATAGAATATTTAATTaccaatttatctaaatcgagTGATTGATTATTTAATAAAGTATTTCATAGGATGATTAAATAAGAAATTGGATTAATATGAATATCAAGATTAATTGTGCATTTTTTTCATAGGCTTcgcaaaatagaaaaaggaaagaaaaggagcgTAAGGACCTAGGACCTGGGGTACACTGACAACAAAAAAATGATAGCACTCTCTTTGGGTGAAGGTGGTGATGAACACGCAAGTTTTGATGCAGAACCTTTAAGTCGGTTTAatgttaataattttgaaagaaaaaatcaatagagATTTTTTGATAGAGGATTAACGGAGGCATCAGTAATCtttttcaaacaaaacaaaaatcatgatcaaattgaaattaaatttgaagtgggaatcttcgaaaaagaaaaaaatcattagagATTTTTGGATAGAGAATTAACGGAGGCATCAGcaatctttttcaaataaaacaaaaatcatgatcaaattgaaattaaatttgaagtGGGAATCTTTTAGGAAATTAGACCCTCTGGCTGGTCAAGGTCAATgggtttctttttccaaaagaaaaagaaaagaaagaaacaagtcaCCTACTACTTATCTCCACTAAAAATGGGGACAATGATTAATCACTTTTCACTGTAGCCAGCAGACAATTCACTTTTATAGTACCATGCGTGTACGGATTGTCTTCCAATAAATTGATCGTTTTGGCATTGTTGTGGCATATACAACAGAGAAAAGgtgaaaattatttcaaatattgcaaaaaaaaaaaaaaaaaaaaaaaatagagcagACAAATCTCCAAACTTATTGTGACTTCTAATTTTTAGTTGACTTTATCATGGTAGATTATTGACTTATTTGTCCATCCATCTATctaattatcattattattattacaattTTGTGTGTCTATTGTGTATTTAGAAAAAATTGAAGCTCACTATTTAAATTGCCAAAATACACGTAaagatttgaaatatttctctaCATATTATAATTAGATCCTTCCTCACTTAAGTATCAGCAAATGAAACTATTTATCACCTACGTGtcaagttgaaaaagaaaataaggaaaaggaaaaacaatctACAATGCTATGAATACCACATCATCAAAAGGCCAATGCTTCATAGTAACCGGAACGCGAATTTATACATAGAGATTTGCTACTTTTTGcacatttaaatattttaatttgataaaaagtgacattaaaataaatttaataaagtGTGAGGTTTAAAGCAAACATGTTAGCAAATATTCGAGAAGACAGACAATCTCTTTGTAATTATAGTTATTTTTatgtaagaaaattttaaaatgttttttcaaataattgtaTCTGGTTAGATAAATAGCAGGAATAGCGATAGAATGAAGTATGGGAGTAGAACACAAAAATctaaaatcatggaaaaatcacCGAAGAGACCATATAACCCTTTCATTATTCTTAACCCATTCATTTCAATATTAGAATTAGGAAAATGCCACGCCAATTAAATGATTggttaatataaagaaaataagtttAACGTCCTTGTTGTCTTGGTGtaattcaaaatagaaatcataaaaattatattaaaagaacggaaaaaaaatagatgacaAATCACCAAAATGATCACTTTCCATTATTTTTATAACTTTACTATGGTTTACCAAAATAAGAATAACAACTTGTTGTAAGCCacatattcttaaaaaaataagccccacaataatttataactatttattatttgatttggtATGATCAGATcactcaattattttttaatattgtatttacgtcaatttagttaaaaaaatttcaatttgaccaattgggttttaaatattttcacattttactaattgagaCCATTTTGCTTAATTTTGATCGGAAGTTATTATTGTGGATGTCGGCCATACTATATGACATGATTGGCATTagcataaatgattttttataatttttttaaaaattgaattttgaattattttatttcttttttgtttcttttttttttcccttcattttggTCAGGAAAGGGTGCTGCGCCAACCTAggcccttgccaaatttggactACCTCCTAGGGCTACCTCACCTATGGCCATTGAGGCCTCAATGGCCTCATCAATTGTGAGCAAGGCGACAAAGACTCTCACCTAGGGCCTTTGCAGCCTTGCTATGAGATGGTCAccagtgaaaagaaaaaacaaaagttattatttaaaaaagaaagaaaagaaaaaacgaaaagtTATTGTTTAAGCAAGAAGACCTGGTTTTGTAGTTTAGCAATCCCGTTTCGGGGCATCCATTGATAATTTGTATGCATCATCACCTTCGTGAtctacttttcttatttttaatcgAAAGTCGTTTGTCTTACAGGATTCTCTAGCATGCGTTGTCCTTTCTTCAGTGTCGTCGAACCTTGCCTCGATGGaaattcttctctctttttttgcttCGGATGTTTTGGTAAGATGACTATTTCTTGGTACATTCTCTAGGTGAATGAGCATGTCCACTAGTAATGCCACAGTGATGATCTCTGTTTCGCTATTCTCATTTGCTCTGCCATCATGGATTGGCTCATTTTGCATCAACCTCCAAATTTGAAGTTCATCAAGAAATCGATCGACATGACTACTGCCACATTTTCGTGAACAAATCGTTTGCAATTCATCATGCTCTATTTTGCCCTTCTTTTGGCAATGAACATATTAGTAGATTAGACTTCTCTCGTCTATGTGGATGAAATCACTTCACTAGATTTTAGCCCGGATGTATTAAAGACACAGTAAAATTCATCTTATAATCTTTAAAGTATGTTCTTTTTTGAGGTACAGGTTTCTAGAGCATGCACATAATCATGAGAtacgaaaattcctaaaatagacGAGTTTATTATATTAGAAATCAGAAGAGCTGTTTTTAGTTAAGTTAGAGACGACAGTAACTGCACAAATACTTCAAAGTTACTATATGAATggcatgcttttatatatacatagacATTCAATCGAATTAACTATTCCATGTGAGTTTTTGGATAcccatttatgtttttttattcaaatgacaTGAATTTATGCAGGTGAAATTGTCCAAGAGATAGCCTATCGATTTCTTAGATCGACTGATTAATTTTCTAGTTAAGTATTTAATAGGATGtttaaattagaaaatggaTTTTTGAATAAAGATATCAAGACTAATTGTGTAATTCTACCGTAGGCTTcacaaaacataaaagaaaagaaaagaagtgcaAGCATCTGAAATAAAACGACAAAACAAATGATAACACTCGATCTAGCTAAGCctaatttcataaaaagaaaccTAACTTTCGATTTAATGCCACATCtactttgaattatttttttattatttaaaaaaactaacgTACTTTCACTCTAGTCTTCAAATATCACACGTCTAAATATCACCATTagtaaaattatcaacatcagaaaatcattgtttttttttttggtaaaacagAAAATCGTTGTTGTTTCATGCAAAAGTGAAGATGTTGATAAAGATTTAGGTTTTGATAATGAACTTTTAAACAGAAGGTTGGTGCCCTTTTGCTAATAACATTAATTTAACTGTCATGATCGAATTGGAATTTAACTTAAAGTTGAGAAATTTGATGGAATTGGACCCTCTGAGTAGTCGAGATCAATGGGTTTCTTTTTCccgaacaaaaagaaaagaaagaaacaaatcacCAAAGGCCCACCTCTCCCTTATCTCCActgaaaaaaaaacacaatgaTTAACCACTTTTCACTGTGGCCAGAAGACAATTCACTTCAATAGTAGCATGCGATGTGCGATTTGTTTGACCACGTAAAAAGTACAATGATTTGATCGTTTTTGCACATACAAAAGAGAAAtcgtaaaaattattttcaaaaattgaaaataaaaaaatagatgacAAACCACCAAACTTAttgcaacttttatttttttaattgacagtatgtcaattttggattttaccCTTCATTTATCAGAAATCAATATGTTTATGATAAATTCATCACAACAAACTTCAAAtcgatatatttataataaatttatccttcGTTAACTCCTCACATGATAGGGGACAATAtgtcaatttgaagttttaccttccatttatcataaatgtataactttataatttttcattgtattaatcCATTTTAACGGGAAttaacaaatgataaatttatcataaaagtacaagtttgaGGTTTTGGATGTTGatgtttttgtgataaaaaaataatttagaattaatttatcacaaatacaccgatttttggttgttttgatATTAATCATTTAGTTAACTTTATCACGGTAGATTATTACTAATTACTAATTTATCCATCCATCCATTCTTTTAATTGTCATTATTATTACAATTTAAAACTTGTGTGTCTATCATGTGTTTAGAAAATATTAGAAGCTCACTATTTAAATTGCCAAGACACACATAATAAATCGAGATATTTCTCTGCATATTATAATTATTTCCTCTCTCAGATAAGTACAATCATAGTAAATGATCCTATTTATCATCAACATatcaaattgaaaggaaaaggaaaaggaaaatgaaaaggaaaaggaaaaggacaaaCAATACACAAAGCTATGAAgaccaaatcatcaaaatgcTGAAACTTCACATTGATCATAAcacaaaggaaaaattccatGTTAGGGCCTAAAGTGCTATCATCTGCTCAGATAAGATCCGGAAGTAaatcttgttttaaataaaggcCTTGAAGTGCTCATatctatttcaaaaaaaggCCTAAAATGATTAtgactatttcaaataagggtttagTCTCGCTAGCTCACTAACCAACAAAATATTCTGGtcaaccaaaaatatttttggcaaaaCACaagtttattttaaattaaaccacGAGCATTACAAATTTTTAAGAAGAAGCATAACTTCTTTGTTATCAAAACTTATTTTGTGTAAAATATACTAGCTTTGTTTAAatatgtatgtttttttttttcaaatgatgatAACATAATTAAGTGCTGAAAATTAGAAGTTCAATACTCTTTCGTGAATTTTTAAGGATCTATTTGTGAGGACCACATtgaataagataaatttatgtCGGTCAATGTGTCACAAACATAATCATATCCTTCTCAATAAACATAATTACTGAATCTTAAATCGAGCAATTAATTTTCCAGTAAAATAATTAATAGGATGgttaaacaaaaaatttggaattctatCAAGTCTCCTTGAGCAATTTTACCATCGGcttcacaaaacaaaacaaaaagaaaataatagaaaagaaaaaaagaatcaacttgGAAAAAATTGAGAGAGGATGCCTAGCCTTGGTGAGAGATTGGTTCCCGAAGCTAAAGAGGGTCTGAACAAGGAGCTACTCCTAGTAAATTTCTAAATGGTGAAGAGGGCAGGAATAAATCGAATTGTGCACCCAATGAAGGAAGAGCGATTctgaaatatatatgtgaaaattgaaattaatttatggagGCATCTTTTTGAAAGTTAAGCGAGTCTAAGCTAGAGCACTATTAAGATAAGTGACCTCTTGAGAAAGTGCCCCTTGTATGCCAAATGTTAAAATCATGAGATTTGGAATGGGACGGAACAAAGCAGATAATACCTTGAGTAAGTTAATTCGAAAATGTCACATGAGAGGTGATGTCGCAATGGTACTAGAAAGACATGGAAGCACTCACGACTAGTTCCTTCATTTGGAACAAGCCCAAGCCCCCCTCTACAGAAGCTCCGAGAGCCAAATGGAGATGATGAACATCTTGAAAATGGGAATCGCCCACTAATGActagtttttgaaaattggaaccgggaaccatcCGTTAGTTCTATGGATCCACTTGGAAATTTGACTACTAGTTCGGTCTAATTCTCGAGTACATTATGTTCCACACACTCAATGCAATAATTTCTAGCAagtcaaagtaaaaaaaaagaaaaaagaaagaaagaacttcCAAGTACTAGATTAGTAAAAAGATTTTACTCATGTTGAAAGTTGAGAGTTGAAGCCGTGAGTCAATGGGCGTTGAGCTTGAGAGTCAAGTTCATaaatgagagaaagagagatgacTCGGACGAAGTGAGAATGAGACGAGACAAGTACTCAATCAATGGGTGTTGGGTTTCAAATTAGAGATTTTAggattcatttttcttaatattttttttgtcagaaatttcttttaaaatatagggttaataccctaaaaaacccaaaactggtacatgTGANNNNNNNNNNNNNNNNNNNNNNNNNNNNNNNNNNNNNNNNNNNNNNNNNNNNNNNNNNNNNNNNNNNNNNNNNNNNNNNNNNNNNNNNNNNNNNNNNNNNTGCCTTATTAGTAGAGAGACTCGACAAACTCAACCTCGAGAAGCATGGCTGCGTGCGCAAGGTCTCGACAGAGGCAAATCTCTTGCGCCGACAATATCCGCCAACGGTGGACCTGAGACCGCCATGACCCAATGCAATTAGATGTGATTAGTCAAGCTCACCACGTGTGGAGTTCCTTATCCTATGTAACTTGGGGTCTTTACGAGATTCAAGCACCCATTATCATAcacaaaaaaggaatagaaaaggaacaaattctctgtctctctgtctctatgTTTCTCTCCTAATGACTTATGTAGGCACATGCCTGTTCTCCTTAATGCAGGAGTGAAGTAATTGGATCGAGCTTTATCACAGAAAATTGAggcattttttgttcttggatcATATGAATGGGATCCTTTGTTAGATGTTAGCAGTCTGCAAAATTGAGTTGCCTGACTCTCCTGTTCTGTGCACGCGATAAACACACGTTGGGAAACTACGTTTATGTGGTGCCTCTGACTATGTGAGTTGCATTTCAGAGACGATAGACAAAAACTATCAGATACTGGAGTCAGCTGTCATGCTTTATGAGCAGTGTTACACGATTTCTGAGTTGAGCTTCTGTCAACTTCTTCACtaatctctctccttttcctttgctctgctttttttttgggggattgGGGATGGCCCCGAACAGATGATGAGACTCCATTCACTTATATTGAAGGAACTGGAAAAGGGCCGAAAGAATGGGGCCAGATCGACCCACGTTGGCAAGCATGTGGCATGGGGAAATTGCAATCTCCTATTGATCTGCTCAATGAGAGAGTGCAAGTCTTTCCAAATTTGGGGAAGTTGAAAAGAGACTATAAACCGGCTCCTGCCATTGTGAAGAACAGGGGACATGATATCACAGTAAGAGCTACCTTGTTGCCCTTCTTTAAAGTGGTCTCATGCCTGGCTAAACTTGAAACAACCCACCTTTTAGTGACGGTGCAACTGTTTGCTCGTGTAATGATTCGAGAAATTCCTTTTTTCAGTGGAAGCACTAACCACAAAGATATTTGAATCTTTAAGGCTAATTTTACAGATTATTATCCATGAGCAATTCATATTCACTGATATTCGATAGTGGCATCTGCCTGTCCATCTATTAACCTCCTCCAAAGAATGACCAACTATGTACTCGACCTTTTTCAATAATGAACTCATCTACCATGTGTTTTTACTAATGACTTTTCAACCAGGTAATGTGGAAAGGAGATGCAGGGAAGATCAACATAAACGGTACTTACTACAACCTTCTACAGTGTCATTGGCATTCCCCCTCCGAGCACACATTTAACGGATCAAGGTACAGAGGCTGTCTTTGTTGTTTGTACATGGTATGTTTTCGTCGTGAAGTAATGCGCAGCGACGGCGTGCACTTTCACtagatttctttttctgcagTATGCACAAATTACACTAAACAAGATAGTCTTTTTTCCCCTTAGTCCTGGTAAGTGATGTTAAAATTCATTCTGCAGATATGACTTGGAGCTTCACATGGTCCATTTAAGCTCTCACGGAGAAATAGCTGTGATTGGGATTGTCTACAAGTATGGCCGACCTGACCCTTTCCTCACAAAGGTGCAAAGGATGATTTATCTCACTCTCCATACCGCCACGTGCATTTATATGTGAAGCCGCCATATTGTTATCATACTTGCTCATAGGTTATGTGAATGCTTTAACTCAGCCATAATAAGCAAAGTCGAGCTTGTATACGTGCATGTTCATGCACACTGATGTAATGCATTATCTGTCTGATTATTTTGTGCAATTTGCTTCACCTACTTTGCTCATACGGAATGTGAAGATCCAGTCTATTAGAATGTATCATGTGGTCTCTGCGTTATTCCTTTTGTCCTTCTGATTAAGTTTTGCCATTTTAATCTCTCGGCAGCTGCTTGAACACATAACAGTAGTCGGGAAGGAAGACACAGACTTGGGGGTCATAAATCCAGGGATCATCAAATTCGGCAGCAGGAAATACTTCAGATACATCGGTTCTCTCACGGTCCCTCCATGCACTGAGGGTGTCGTGTGGACAATAGTCAGGAAGGTAATAGACTAGATTTCCATGACGATTCTTAAATATGAACCTACATTCTCAAGACACGCTTTATTGCGAACTTTGACTAGGTGAGGACAGTCTCGAGGAAGCAAGTAGAAGCACTGAGAGAAGCCGTTCATGATGTAAGTGCTCTCTAAAAGGGGGTTGCGTTTTGATTTCCTTGCCACTTAACTCGGGGGACATTTTACAGAAAAGAAACTTGAGCTATACAGGCATTTAGGTCCtctataaacatatatttgaggTAAAAGGCTTTTTCGAAATGCTAgactatttggtaaattataactGAAAGgtgctttagggaaatgcaagattgtttggtaaacatatatttgaaatgccctttagtgtgaccaaattaagttttttagttttagtatttttaaaattgccaaaaagaAACCATGACTATataatcttttacattttcatgttaagagtaatgtaaaatatatatattagtaaatttatt
The sequence above is drawn from the Eucalyptus grandis isolate ANBG69807.140 chromosome 11, ASM1654582v1, whole genome shotgun sequence genome and encodes:
- the LOC104425327 gene encoding alpha carbonic anhydrase 4, translating into MGKLQSPIDLLNERVQVFPNLGKLKRDYKPAPAIVKNRGHDITVMWKGDAGKININGTYYNLLQCHWHSPSEHTFNGSRYDLELHMVHLSSHGEIAVIGIVYKYGRPDPFLTKLLEHITVVGKEDTDLGVINPGIIKFGSRKYFRYIGSLTVPPCTEGVVWTIVRKVRTVSRKQVEALREAVHDGYEANARPTQQLDGRAVWLYTPGDNGGAA